In a genomic window of Helianthus annuus cultivar XRQ/B chromosome 10, HanXRQr2.0-SUNRISE, whole genome shotgun sequence:
- the LOC110885795 gene encoding BTB/POZ domain-containing protein NPY2 — protein MKFMKLGSKPDSFQTDDNYVWYVASDLATDIIINVGEAKFYLHKFPLLSKSARLQKLVANMNEGSGNGDEIDIPDIPGGLASFELCAKFCYGMTITLNAYNVVNARCAAEYLEMHETMERGNLIYKIDVFLNSSIFRSWKDSIIVLQTTRSMPMLSEELKLVSRCIDAIASKVSVDVSRVDWSYTYNRKNLSEETNNHMLNGGIRSVTVPTDWWVEDLAELELDLFKRVLVNIKNKGLVHHEVIGEALKAFASRRLPGFNKGVIPSGDMTRARSVVDAIVGLLPSEKGSVSCGFLLKLLKMAVLVDLGETGKIKLVKKIGQQLEEASVHDLLIRANEGEPTMYDVKMVQKIVEEFMVRDRDPNGEFEVNGNEIQEGRSTGGILTEASKLMVAKLIDSYLAEIAKDPNLPLSMFTDLAEKVSGFSRPAHDGIYRAIDMYLKAHPGISKSERKRICRLMDCKKLSVEACMHAVQNERLPMRVVVQVLFFEQVRAAASSGGSTPDLPKAIKDLNSASHGSSRSTTTNTEEDWDTVATAEELRALRSELASLRLERSGGHAKSPLVDNRPVNKVKGLLATKRMLTKIWSNKGGTGENSGSDSSGSLGSGNPDDVKLASSTPARKGRHSVS, from the exons ATGAAGTTCATGAAACTTGGATCCAAACCCGATTCGTTTCAGACCGATGACAACTATGTTTG GTATGTGGCTTCAGATTTAGCAACAGATATTATCATCAACGTAGGAGAAGCAAAGTTCTATCTTCACAAG TTTCCGTTGTTGTCAAAGAGTGCTCGATTACAGAAGTTAGTAGCAAACATGAACGAAGGATCCGGGAACGGGGATGAGATCGATATTCCCGACATTCCAGGTGGTCTTGCTTCTTTCGAGTTATGTGCCAAATTCTGTTACGGTATGACCATAACCTTAAACGCGTACAATGTCGTCAACGCTCGCTGTGCAGCCGAATACCTCGAGATGCACGAAACAATGGAGAGGGGAAATCTGATTTACAAAATCGACGTGTTCTTAAACTCAAGTATTTTTAGAAGCTGGAAAGATTCGATCATAGTACTACAAACTACGAGATCTATGCCGATGTTGTCGGAGGAACTAAAGCTGGTTAGTCGGTGTATCGATGCTATAGCTTCGAAGGTATCGGTTGATGTTTCTAGGGTGGACTGGTCTTATACTTACAACCGTAAGAATCTTTCGGAAGAAACGAATAACCACATGTTAAACGGAGGTATTAGAAGCGTGACGGTGCCGACGGATTGGTGGGTGGAGGACCTCGCTGAGCTGGAGCTAGATTTATTCAAACGGGTTCTCGTGAATATCAAAAACAAGGGGTTAGTACATCACGAAGTGATTGGAGAAGCGCTAAAAGCTTTTGCTTCTAGAAGATTACCGGGGTTTAACAAAGGTGTGATACCGAGCGGTGATATGACGAGAGCTAGGTCGGTAGTTGACGCAATCGTCGGGCTTTTGCCTTCCGAAAAAGGTAGTGTTTCATGTGGTTTCTTGCTAAAGCTTTTAAAAATGGCGGTTTTGGTGGACTTGGGGGAAACGGGGAAGATCAAGTTGGTCAAAAAGATTGGTCAACAACTTGAGGAGGCTTCGGTTCATGATCTTTTGATTCGGGCCAATGAAGGTGAACCAACAATGTATGATGTGAAAATGGTTCAAAAGATAGTTGAGGAGTTTATGGTTCGAGATCGTGACCCGAACGGTGAGTTTGAAGTCAACGGAAACGAGATTCAAGAAGGGAGGTCAACTGGTGGTATATTAACAGAAGCTTCAAAGTTAATGGTGGCTAAACTTATTGATTCTTATCTTGCTGAAATTGCGAAGGATCCGAACTTGCCTTTATCAATGTTCACTGATCTTGCCGAAAAGGTTTCCGGTTTTTCTAGACCGGCCCACGACGGGATATACCGAGCTATTGATATGTATCTCAAG GCACACCCTGGGATCAGCAAGAGTGAGAGGAAGAGAATATGCCGACTAATGGACTGCAAGAAGCTTTCGGTTGAGGCATGCATGCACGCGGTTCAAAACGAGAGGCTCCCGATGCGTGTAGTGGTTCAAGTTCTTTTCTTCGAACAGGTTCGAGCGGCGGCTTCCTCCGGAGGTAGCACACCCGACCTACCGAAAGCAATCAAGGACCTCAACAGCGCGTCTCACGGAAGCTCGAGGTCAACCACAACCAACACTGAAGAAGATTGGGACACAGTGGCTACAGCCGAAGAACTTCGGGCTTTGAGAAGTGAGCTAGCCTCATTGAGGCTGGAACGCAGCGGTGGTCATGCAAAGAGTCCGTTAGTCGATAATAGACCGGTTAATAAAGTCAAGGGTCTATTAGCCACAAAGCGAATGCTAACGAAAATATGGTCCAACAAAGGTGGGACCGGGGAGAATAGTGGGTCGGACTCGTCGGGAAGTCTTGGGTCTGGTAACCCTGATGACGTGAAATTGGCGTCATCAACCCCTGCACGAAAAGGGCGGCATTCGGTGTCTTGA